Proteins encoded within one genomic window of Streptomyces sp. NBC_00523:
- a CDS encoding DUF4245 domain-containing protein has product MASKQGKQTVRDMILSLLAIAAVAGVVYIFIPHDDKADPVKAVDYRVELLTARRAAPYPVAAPDGLPAGWKPTSVTYERDKGNSWHLGFLDPDGKYVAVEQSTAPANSYIAQVSQEAKDTGRTQEVAGQTWQRWEGPKYDALVREEKGATTVVTGSAPAERLAEMAAALKTS; this is encoded by the coding sequence GTGGCAAGCAAGCAAGGCAAGCAGACCGTCCGGGACATGATCCTGTCGCTGTTGGCGATCGCCGCCGTGGCGGGTGTCGTCTACATCTTCATCCCGCACGACGACAAGGCCGATCCGGTCAAGGCGGTCGACTACCGCGTCGAGCTCCTGACCGCGCGGCGCGCCGCGCCGTACCCGGTGGCGGCCCCCGACGGCCTGCCCGCGGGCTGGAAGCCCACCTCGGTCACGTACGAACGGGACAAGGGCAACAGCTGGCACCTCGGCTTCCTCGACCCGGACGGCAAGTACGTCGCGGTGGAGCAGTCCACGGCCCCGGCGAACTCCTACATCGCCCAGGTGAGCCAGGAGGCCAAGGACACCGGGCGCACCCAGGAGGTCGCCGGTCAGACCTGGCAGCGCTGGGAGGGCCCGAAGTACGACGCGCTGGTGCGCGAGGAGAAGGGCGCCACGACCGTGGTGACCGGCTCGGCCCCGGCCGAGCGGCTGGCGGAGATGGCGGCGGCGCTCAAGACGTCCTGA
- the glpX gene encoding class II fructose-bisphosphatase, translating into MSEHHLPSQLEVSPEAPDRNLALELVRVTEAAAMAAGRWVGRGDKIGADGAAVNAMRTLVSTVSMNGVVVIGEGEKDEAPMLFNGEHVGDGTGPEVDIAVDPIDGTTLNAKGMPNAIAVLAAADRGAMFDPSAVFYMDKLVTGPEAADFVDINAPVSANIRRVARAKNSTPEDVTVVVLDRPRHDGIVKEIRETGARIKFISDGDVAGSIMAAREGTGVDLLMGIGGTPEGIISACAIKCLGGVIQGKLWPKDEAERRRALDAGHDLDRVLSTDDLVSGDNVFFVATGITDGELMRGVRYRSETATTESIVMRSKSGTIRTISSTHRLSKLRAYSAIDFDRAK; encoded by the coding sequence ATGTCCGAGCATCATCTGCCGTCCCAGCTGGAGGTCTCCCCGGAGGCCCCCGACCGCAACCTCGCCCTCGAGCTGGTCCGGGTCACCGAGGCCGCCGCCATGGCCGCCGGGCGCTGGGTCGGCCGCGGGGACAAGATCGGGGCCGACGGCGCCGCCGTGAACGCCATGCGGACCCTGGTCTCCACCGTCTCCATGAACGGCGTCGTCGTCATCGGTGAGGGCGAGAAGGACGAGGCGCCCATGCTGTTCAACGGCGAGCACGTCGGCGACGGCACCGGGCCCGAGGTGGACATCGCCGTCGACCCGATCGACGGCACGACCCTCAACGCCAAGGGCATGCCGAACGCGATCGCCGTCCTGGCCGCCGCGGACCGGGGCGCGATGTTCGACCCGTCCGCCGTGTTCTACATGGACAAGCTGGTCACCGGCCCGGAGGCGGCCGACTTCGTGGACATCAACGCCCCGGTCTCGGCGAACATCCGCCGCGTCGCCCGGGCGAAGAACTCCACGCCCGAGGACGTCACCGTCGTCGTCCTGGACCGCCCGCGCCACGACGGCATCGTCAAGGAGATCCGGGAGACCGGCGCCCGCATCAAGTTCATCTCCGACGGCGACGTGGCCGGCTCGATCATGGCCGCCCGCGAGGGCACCGGCGTGGACCTGCTCATGGGCATCGGCGGCACGCCCGAGGGCATCATCTCGGCCTGCGCCATAAAGTGCCTCGGCGGTGTCATCCAGGGCAAGCTCTGGCCGAAGGACGAGGCCGAGCGGCGGCGCGCCCTGGACGCCGGGCACGACCTGGACCGCGTGCTGTCCACGGACGACCTGGTCAGCGGCGACAACGTGTTCTTCGTGGCGACCGGGATCACCGACGGCGAGCTGATGCGCGGGGTGCGCTACCGCTCGGAGACGGCGACCACGGAGTCCATCGTCATGCGGTCCAAGTCCGGCACCATCCGGACGATCAGCTCCACCCACCGGCTGTCGAAGCTGCGGGCGTACAGCGCCATCGACTTCGACCGCGCGAAGTAG
- a CDS encoding ricin-type beta-trefoil lectin domain protein, whose amino-acid sequence MRRTRHRLRCTVAAAAAIAAAFGGMTAAAGPAVARPGTTSTASTPLSPELEAIRAAEATRLYGDPAERPLAERKTGLISLGDSEISGEGVGTYEAGTNGPDNWCHRSPDSAIHRTGIPADVTYNVSCSGAYTGNIVIGGSKQYADELVQSDNLAVKARNTRIKMIVLVAGANDDLQFGPVMTDCVERWVLIQGPCRSKYEGGWQARVDGLVPKVEKTVRDLRTVMTGAGYADSDYKLVVMGYPSPIGPDFYDNPNFPGKLPGGCAGYDSDAAWGRNTAVPAFERGMRKAAADTGAVYLDNSRLFHGHEVCSESTWARGLYIDLSHFPPDSNSVRQSFHPNAAGHGAFASCLTQIYNSGLREASCADPASTGQPVLQPVAWDDVFKPLRGEATSSCLDAPASATRNNTGVTGWECHGGRNQGWWYDSGTQTLRTELSHDRCLDVPGADYKAGASLILYNCSGAANQRFVSQSGTLRPAASTGLCATLAGAHDPLRLQPCDGTAKQRFA is encoded by the coding sequence ATGAGGCGCACCAGGCACAGACTCCGCTGTACCGTCGCGGCTGCCGCGGCCATCGCGGCGGCGTTCGGCGGGATGACCGCGGCCGCCGGACCGGCCGTCGCGCGGCCCGGTACCACCAGTACCGCATCCACCCCCCTGTCGCCCGAACTGGAGGCCATCCGCGCCGCGGAGGCCACCCGGCTGTACGGCGACCCGGCCGAGCGCCCGCTCGCCGAGCGCAAGACGGGGCTCATCTCGCTCGGCGACAGCGAGATCTCCGGCGAGGGCGTCGGCACGTACGAGGCGGGCACCAACGGCCCCGACAACTGGTGCCACCGCTCGCCCGACTCCGCCATCCACCGCACGGGGATCCCGGCCGACGTCACGTACAACGTCTCGTGCTCCGGCGCGTACACCGGAAACATCGTCATCGGCGGCTCCAAGCAGTACGCCGACGAGCTGGTGCAGAGCGACAACCTGGCGGTCAAGGCGCGCAACACCCGCATCAAGATGATCGTGCTGGTCGCGGGCGCCAACGACGACCTCCAGTTCGGGCCCGTCATGACGGACTGCGTGGAGCGCTGGGTCCTCATCCAGGGCCCGTGCCGGTCGAAGTACGAGGGCGGCTGGCAGGCCCGCGTGGACGGGCTGGTCCCCAAGGTCGAGAAGACCGTGCGCGACCTGCGCACCGTGATGACCGGCGCCGGTTACGCGGACAGCGACTACAAGCTCGTCGTCATGGGCTACCCGAGCCCCATCGGCCCGGACTTCTACGACAACCCGAACTTCCCCGGGAAGCTTCCCGGCGGCTGCGCGGGATACGACTCCGACGCCGCCTGGGGCCGCAACACCGCCGTTCCCGCGTTCGAGCGCGGCATGCGCAAGGCGGCGGCCGACACCGGCGCGGTCTACCTCGACAACTCGCGGCTCTTCCACGGCCACGAGGTGTGCAGCGAGTCCACCTGGGCGCGCGGCCTCTACATCGACCTGTCGCACTTCCCGCCGGACTCCAACTCGGTGCGCCAGTCCTTCCACCCGAACGCGGCCGGGCACGGCGCCTTCGCCTCCTGCCTGACGCAGATCTACAACTCCGGCCTGCGCGAGGCGAGCTGCGCCGACCCGGCGAGCACCGGGCAGCCCGTCCTCCAGCCGGTCGCCTGGGACGACGTCTTCAAGCCGCTGCGCGGCGAGGCGACCTCCAGTTGCCTGGACGCCCCCGCCTCCGCCACCCGCAACAACACCGGGGTCACCGGCTGGGAGTGCCACGGCGGACGCAACCAGGGCTGGTGGTACGACTCCGGCACGCAGACCCTGCGCACCGAACTGAGCCACGACCGCTGCCTCGACGTCCCCGGCGCCGACTACAAGGCAGGCGCCTCGCTCATCCTCTACAACTGCTCGGGCGCCGCCAACCAGCGCTTCGTGAGCCAGTCGGGCACCCTGCGCCCGGCCGCGTCCACGGGCCTGTGCGCGACCCTGGCGGGGGCCCACGACCCGCTGAGGCTGCAACCCTGCGACGGCACCGCGAAGCAGCGCTTCGCGTAA
- a CDS encoding fumarate hydratase: MPEFAYSDLLPLGEDTTPYRLVTAEGVSTFEADGRTFLKVEPEALRTLAAEAMHDISHYLRPAHLAQLRRIVDDPEASSNDKFVALDLLKNANIAAAGVLPMCQDTGTAIVMGKRGQNVLTEGGDEEALSRGIFDAYTKLNLRYSQMAPLNMWEEKNTGSNLPAQIELYATDGGAYKFLFMAKGGGSANKSFLFQETKAVLNEASMMKFLEQKIRSLGTAACPPYHLAIVVGGTSAEFALKTAKYASAHYLDELPAEGSPTGHGFRDKELEEKVFELTQKIGIGAQFGGKYFCHDVRVVRLPRHGASLPVAIAVSCSADRQATAKITAEGVFLEQLEKDPARFLPDTTDEHLDTEGDVVRIDLNRPMDEILAELTKYPVKTRLSLTGPLVVARDIAHAKIKERLDAGEEMPQYLKDHPVYYAGPAKTPEGYASGSFGPTTAGRMDSYVAQFQAAGGSKVMLAKGNRSQQVTDACGEHGGFYLGSIGGPAARLAQDCIKKVEVVEYEELGMEAVWRIEVEDFPAFVVVDDKGNDFFTEPAPAPTFTSIPVRGPGLG, translated from the coding sequence ATGCCAGAGTTTGCGTACTCCGATCTGCTCCCCCTGGGAGAGGACACCACGCCGTACCGTCTGGTCACCGCCGAGGGTGTGTCCACCTTCGAGGCCGACGGGCGTACGTTCCTCAAGGTCGAGCCGGAGGCGCTGCGCACCCTGGCCGCCGAGGCCATGCACGACATCTCGCACTACCTGCGGCCCGCGCACCTGGCGCAGCTGCGGCGGATCGTGGACGACCCGGAGGCCTCGTCCAACGACAAGTTCGTCGCGCTCGACCTGCTGAAGAACGCGAACATCGCGGCCGCGGGTGTCCTGCCGATGTGCCAGGACACCGGCACCGCGATCGTCATGGGCAAGCGCGGGCAGAACGTGCTGACCGAGGGTGGTGACGAGGAGGCCCTGTCGCGCGGCATCTTCGACGCGTACACCAAGCTCAACCTGCGCTACTCGCAGATGGCCCCGCTGAACATGTGGGAGGAGAAGAACACCGGCTCCAACCTCCCCGCGCAGATCGAGCTGTACGCCACCGACGGCGGCGCGTACAAGTTCCTCTTCATGGCCAAGGGCGGCGGCTCGGCCAACAAGTCGTTCCTCTTCCAGGAGACGAAGGCCGTCCTCAACGAGGCGTCCATGATGAAGTTCCTGGAGCAGAAGATCCGTTCGCTGGGCACCGCGGCCTGCCCGCCGTACCACCTGGCGATCGTCGTCGGCGGTACGTCCGCCGAGTTCGCGCTGAAGACCGCGAAGTACGCCTCCGCGCACTACCTGGACGAGCTGCCCGCCGAGGGCTCCCCCACCGGGCACGGCTTCCGCGACAAGGAGCTGGAGGAGAAGGTCTTCGAGCTGACGCAGAAGATCGGCATCGGCGCGCAGTTCGGCGGCAAGTACTTCTGCCACGACGTCCGCGTGGTGCGCCTGCCCCGGCACGGCGCCTCGCTGCCCGTCGCCATCGCCGTCTCCTGCTCGGCGGACCGCCAGGCCACCGCGAAGATCACCGCCGAGGGCGTCTTCCTGGAGCAGCTGGAGAAGGACCCGGCCCGCTTCCTGCCGGACACCACCGACGAGCACCTCGACACCGAGGGCGACGTCGTCCGCATCGACCTGAACCGGCCGATGGACGAGATCCTCGCGGAGCTGACCAAGTACCCGGTCAAGACCCGGCTCTCGCTGACCGGTCCGCTGGTCGTGGCGCGCGACATCGCGCACGCCAAGATCAAGGAGCGCCTGGACGCGGGCGAGGAGATGCCGCAGTACCTGAAGGACCACCCGGTGTACTACGCGGGTCCGGCGAAGACTCCCGAGGGGTACGCCTCCGGTTCCTTCGGCCCGACCACGGCCGGCCGCATGGACAGCTACGTCGCGCAGTTCCAGGCGGCGGGCGGCTCCAAGGTGATGCTGGCGAAGGGCAACCGCTCCCAGCAGGTCACCGACGCGTGCGGCGAGCACGGCGGCTTCTACCTCGGCTCGATCGGCGGCCCGGCGGCCCGGCTCGCGCAGGACTGCATCAAGAAGGTCGAGGTCGTCGAGTACGAGGAGCTGGGCATGGAGGCGGTCTGGCGGATCGAGGTGGAGGACTTCCCCGCGTTCGTCGTCGTGGACGACAAGGGCAACGACTTCTTCACCGAGCCCGCCCCGGCGCCCACGTTCACCAGCATCCCGGTGCGCGGCCCGGGCCTGGGCTGA
- a CDS encoding DUF1707 SHOCT-like domain-containing protein translates to MDLEKQPQQPTAPAETDAIRASDADRDRIADILREALAEGRLTPEEHADRVDSVYRAKTVGELEPLVRDLPAPGGAPRATAGTPYGYGPEPAAGPADNLVAIFSSSTRRGRWRVGARTNAFSLFGSVEIDLTEALFGQRLTVINATSVFGSVEIRVPENISMRGSGTGIFGSFEVRTLESADPEAPVVVVNGYSVFGSVEAKPKRGKFIADLQDRLRKHLDKHLDR, encoded by the coding sequence GTGGACCTCGAGAAGCAGCCCCAGCAGCCCACCGCACCGGCGGAAACCGACGCCATCCGTGCCTCCGACGCGGACCGCGACCGGATCGCGGACATCCTGCGCGAGGCGCTGGCCGAGGGCCGGCTGACCCCCGAGGAGCACGCGGATCGGGTCGACTCCGTCTACCGCGCCAAGACCGTCGGCGAACTCGAACCGCTCGTACGGGACCTGCCCGCGCCGGGCGGCGCGCCCAGGGCCACCGCCGGCACGCCTTACGGGTACGGCCCCGAGCCGGCCGCCGGTCCCGCCGACAACCTGGTGGCGATCTTCAGCAGCTCGACCCGCAGGGGCCGCTGGCGGGTGGGCGCCCGCACGAACGCGTTCTCGCTGTTCGGCAGTGTGGAAATCGACCTGACGGAGGCGCTTTTCGGACAGCGTCTCACCGTCATCAACGCGACCTCCGTCTTCGGCAGCGTCGAGATCCGGGTCCCCGAGAACATCTCGATGCGCGGCAGCGGGACGGGCATTTTCGGCAGTTTCGAAGTCCGCACGCTGGAATCCGCCGACCCCGAGGCGCCCGTGGTCGTTGTCAATGGATATTCGGTGTTCGGCAGCGTCGAGGCGAAGCCGAAACGCGGCAAGTTCATCGCGGATCTCCAGGACCGGCTGCGCAAGCACCTCGATAAGCATCTCGACCGCTGA
- a CDS encoding M18 family aminopeptidase, with the protein MTPVPHRSHADDLLTFISASPSPYHAVASAAQRLEKAGFRELRGTDDWTGTTGGAFVVNGGALIAWYVPESLPAHAPFRIIGTHTDSPNLRIKPTPDTSSAGWRQVAVEIYGGVPLNTWLDRDLGISGRLALRAPGGGTESRLVQIDEPLLRVPQLAIHLDRTVNDGLALDRQRHIAPIWSLGAADEGALLRRVAAAAEAEPGEVLGWDLMLHDVQPPGYLGAEREFLVSSRLDNLVSVHAGVTALTAAATAAEPPAYIPVLAAFDHEEVGSGSDTGAQSPMLERVLSRSVSARGGSGEDWSRALAGAYCVSADMAHAVHPNYAERHDPGHQPLPNCGPTVKVNVNQRYATDSTGIALFASACERSGAPWQPFVSNNAMPCGTSIGPLTAARLGVPTVDVGVPGLSMHSARELCGARDPGHLAAILTAFVTAG; encoded by the coding sequence ATGACGCCGGTCCCCCACCGCAGCCATGCCGACGACCTGCTCACCTTCATCTCCGCCAGCCCCTCCCCGTACCACGCCGTGGCGAGTGCGGCCCAGCGGCTGGAGAAGGCGGGCTTCCGCGAACTGCGCGGAACCGATGACTGGACGGGCACCACGGGCGGCGCCTTCGTCGTCAACGGGGGCGCGCTGATCGCCTGGTACGTGCCCGAGTCGCTGCCCGCCCACGCCCCGTTCCGGATCATCGGCACGCACACCGACTCGCCGAACCTGCGGATCAAGCCGACGCCCGACACGAGTTCGGCGGGCTGGCGGCAGGTCGCGGTGGAGATCTACGGCGGGGTGCCGCTCAACACCTGGCTCGACCGCGATCTCGGCATCTCCGGGCGGCTCGCGCTGCGCGCACCGGGCGGCGGGACCGAGTCCCGGCTGGTGCAGATCGACGAGCCGCTGCTGAGGGTGCCGCAGCTGGCGATCCACCTGGACCGCACGGTCAACGACGGGCTCGCCCTGGACCGGCAGCGCCACATCGCCCCCATCTGGTCGCTCGGCGCGGCCGACGAGGGCGCGCTGCTGCGCCGGGTCGCGGCGGCGGCCGAGGCGGAGCCGGGCGAGGTGCTGGGCTGGGACCTGATGCTGCACGACGTGCAGCCGCCCGGCTATCTGGGCGCGGAGCGGGAGTTCCTGGTGTCGTCGCGGCTGGACAACCTGGTGTCGGTGCACGCCGGGGTGACCGCGCTGACCGCCGCGGCGACGGCCGCCGAGCCTCCGGCGTACATCCCGGTGCTCGCCGCCTTCGACCACGAGGAGGTCGGCAGCGGCTCGGACACGGGGGCGCAGAGCCCGATGCTGGAGCGGGTGCTGAGCCGTTCGGTGTCGGCCCGGGGCGGCAGCGGCGAGGACTGGTCGCGGGCGCTGGCCGGGGCGTACTGCGTGTCCGCCGACATGGCGCACGCGGTGCACCCGAACTACGCGGAGCGCCACGACCCGGGCCACCAGCCGCTGCCCAACTGCGGCCCGACGGTCAAGGTCAACGTCAACCAGCGGTACGCCACCGACTCGACCGGGATCGCGCTGTTCGCGTCGGCCTGCGAGCGGTCGGGCGCGCCGTGGCAGCCGTTCGTCTCGAACAACGCGATGCCGTGCGGCACGTCGATCGGCCCGCTCACGGCGGCCCGCCTCGGTGTGCCGACGGTCGACGTGGGGGTGCCGGGGCTCTCGATGCACTCGGCCCGTGAGCTGTGCGGGGCGCGGGACCCGGGTCATCTGGCGGCGATCCTGACGGCGTTCGTGACAGCGGGATAA
- a CDS encoding LuxR C-terminal-related transcriptional regulator has translation MKDDQSRPPVCDCRESAPDGTGRPQDPPQQPCASALATYRRALVAGSLPREEVAGCLTALHLMVPDRASPGSMVPVPPETASYAALAPLEEAVLERRRALRATRATLAAFETLYADVHRLEQPALTRLSGEAVISRALEAGVAGCREEIRTAQPGGGRPEEALREALVRDLGNLRRGIRQRTVYQHTVRSDRATLAYIEQVGAAGAEIRTLAEVTDRVIVVDLDLAFVPFSDAPHEALCVRHPALVRFLARDFDEAWARAVPVRPERAPLRTPVVTSDLQRAILQAVVNGETDAAIARRIGMSRRSVAEHMRKVSEQLGSTSRAQLGYLVATSGLLDG, from the coding sequence GTGAAGGACGATCAATCCCGCCCACCGGTGTGTGATTGCCGCGAATCGGCGCCGGACGGCACCGGCCGCCCGCAAGACCCGCCGCAGCAGCCGTGCGCGAGCGCCCTCGCCACGTACCGGCGCGCGCTGGTCGCGGGCAGCCTGCCCCGCGAGGAGGTGGCCGGCTGTCTGACCGCCCTTCACCTGATGGTCCCGGACCGCGCGTCACCCGGCTCGATGGTCCCCGTACCGCCGGAGACCGCCTCCTACGCCGCACTCGCGCCGCTGGAGGAGGCCGTGCTCGAACGGCGCCGCGCCCTGCGGGCCACCCGCGCCACCCTCGCCGCCTTCGAGACCCTGTACGCCGATGTGCACCGGCTCGAACAGCCCGCGCTCACCCGGCTCTCCGGGGAAGCCGTCATCAGCAGGGCTCTGGAGGCCGGGGTGGCCGGCTGCCGCGAGGAGATCCGCACCGCGCAGCCCGGCGGCGGCCGCCCCGAAGAGGCGCTCCGGGAGGCGCTCGTCCGCGACCTGGGGAACCTGCGGCGCGGCATCCGCCAGCGGACCGTCTACCAGCACACCGTCCGCTCGGACCGGGCCACCCTCGCCTACATCGAGCAGGTCGGCGCGGCCGGGGCCGAGATCAGGACGCTCGCCGAGGTGACGGATCGGGTCATCGTCGTGGACCTCGACCTCGCCTTCGTCCCGTTCTCCGACGCACCGCACGAGGCGCTGTGCGTACGCCACCCGGCGCTGGTGCGCTTCCTGGCCCGCGACTTCGACGAGGCATGGGCGCGGGCCGTGCCCGTACGGCCGGAACGGGCGCCGCTGCGCACCCCGGTCGTCACCTCCGACCTGCAACGGGCCATCCTGCAAGCTGTGGTGAACGGCGAGACGGACGCCGCGATAGCCCGCCGGATCGGGATGAGCAGGCGCAGCGTCGCCGAGCACATGCGCAAGGTCTCCGAGCAGCTGGGCAGCACCAGCCGCGCCCAGCTGGGCTACCTCGTCGCCACCTCGGGGCTGCTCGACGGCTGA
- a CDS encoding malonic semialdehyde reductase, which translates to MSLVLDPAAQDLLFREARTANTFTDEPVTDEQVQAIYDLVKYGPTAFNQSPLRVVLVRSEDARARLVQHMAEGNQPKTSTAPLVAILAADNEFHEELPALLPHFPQAKDLFFSERPVRESAASLNAALQAAYFIIGVRAAGLAAGPMTGYDAAGIEKEFLDGDHNVLMVVNIGKPGEDAWFPRSPRLAFDEVVKTV; encoded by the coding sequence ATGTCCCTCGTTCTTGACCCCGCCGCCCAGGACCTCCTCTTCCGCGAGGCCCGCACCGCCAACACGTTCACCGACGAGCCGGTGACGGACGAGCAGGTCCAGGCCATCTACGACCTGGTCAAGTACGGCCCGACCGCCTTCAACCAGTCGCCGCTGCGCGTCGTGCTGGTGCGTTCCGAGGACGCCCGCGCGCGCCTCGTCCAGCACATGGCCGAGGGCAACCAGCCCAAGACCTCGACCGCGCCGCTGGTCGCGATCCTGGCCGCGGACAACGAGTTCCACGAGGAGCTGCCGGCCCTGCTGCCGCACTTCCCGCAGGCCAAGGACCTCTTCTTCTCCGAGCGCCCGGTCCGCGAGTCCGCCGCCTCGCTGAACGCCGCCCTGCAGGCCGCGTACTTCATCATCGGCGTCCGCGCCGCCGGCCTGGCCGCCGGCCCGATGACCGGCTACGACGCCGCGGGCATCGAGAAGGAGTTCCTGGACGGCGACCACAACGTTCTGATGGTCGTCAACATCGGCAAGCCGGGCGAGGACGCCTGGTTCCCGCGCTCGCCGCGCCTGGCGTTCGACGAGGTCGTCAAGACCGTCTGA
- a CDS encoding WhiB family transcriptional regulator, with translation MLQLPHQPLQVAAVPPQRVPAREDQAGPWHSEAVCRRDEAGLFFAPSKEPTAARLSREDSAKRVCARCPVMVECREHALMQPEPYGVWGGLTAAERRVALARRRRRDVELKAAG, from the coding sequence GTGCTGCAACTGCCGCATCAGCCCCTGCAGGTCGCCGCCGTCCCCCCGCAGCGGGTCCCCGCTCGGGAGGACCAGGCAGGCCCCTGGCATTCGGAGGCGGTGTGCCGCCGGGACGAGGCCGGGCTGTTCTTCGCCCCGTCGAAGGAGCCGACTGCCGCCCGCCTCTCGCGCGAGGACTCCGCGAAGCGGGTCTGCGCGCGCTGTCCCGTGATGGTGGAGTGCCGCGAGCACGCCCTGATGCAGCCCGAGCCGTACGGGGTGTGGGGCGGCCTCACGGCCGCCGAGCGCCGTGTGGCGCTGGCCCGGCGCAGGCGGCGGGACGTGGAGCTGAAGGCCGCGGGCTGA
- a CDS encoding MFS transporter has product MAGYAVSSYGTFLNMVALNLFVYETTGRALAMGLFMALRLGAGFLAGLIAGGLLARCTAKSVMLWTNVAQGAVMVPLIVAPDGWRTPALFAVSLVVGACGTLFMVALRSSVPEMVGEERRSWANSLSVTGRSLAMVAGFASAGVVVSLVGYTAAFVVDLCTFAVCALTVALLPVAGGGRGKAVTEEPEGERPRRRKPVAFAALAAVPGLGLMVGLRGVDALGSSSHNAALPVHSAALDDAHPALFVSAFWCLWAVGNIVAQQVIQRYGRRTGRSMGAAGFGYGTCVMSAAFILAFAGFPAAATAVIALVAGAADGLTEVSYTSHLQTLPAGPRAHAFGLSATVENLGFGAGMIAVAAALEHFSPLAVVGWSHGAALAMAVVFLVRTAGTRRARAAAPAP; this is encoded by the coding sequence GTGGCCGGATACGCGGTCTCTTCGTACGGCACGTTCCTCAATATGGTGGCGCTCAACCTCTTCGTCTACGAGACGACGGGGCGGGCGCTCGCGATGGGGCTGTTCATGGCCCTGCGGCTGGGCGCGGGATTTCTCGCCGGGCTGATCGCGGGCGGGCTGCTCGCGCGCTGCACGGCGAAGAGCGTGATGCTCTGGACGAATGTCGCGCAGGGCGCCGTGATGGTCCCGCTGATCGTCGCGCCGGACGGCTGGCGCACGCCCGCGCTGTTCGCCGTCTCCCTGGTCGTCGGGGCCTGCGGGACGCTGTTCATGGTGGCCCTGCGCAGCTCCGTGCCGGAGATGGTGGGCGAGGAGCGGCGGTCCTGGGCGAACTCCCTGTCGGTGACCGGGCGTTCGCTGGCGATGGTGGCGGGCTTCGCCTCGGCGGGTGTGGTCGTGTCGCTGGTGGGGTACACCGCCGCGTTCGTGGTGGACCTGTGCACCTTCGCCGTCTGCGCGCTGACGGTGGCGCTGCTGCCGGTCGCGGGCGGCGGCCGGGGCAAGGCGGTTACGGAGGAGCCGGAGGGGGAACGGCCCCGGCGCCGGAAGCCCGTCGCGTTCGCCGCCCTGGCCGCGGTGCCCGGTCTCGGGCTGATGGTCGGGCTGCGCGGGGTGGACGCGCTCGGCTCCTCGTCGCACAACGCGGCGCTGCCCGTGCACTCCGCCGCGCTGGACGACGCGCACCCCGCGCTGTTCGTCAGCGCGTTCTGGTGCCTGTGGGCGGTCGGCAACATCGTGGCGCAGCAGGTGATCCAGCGGTACGGGCGCCGTACCGGCCGGTCCATGGGCGCGGCGGGCTTCGGCTACGGCACCTGTGTGATGTCGGCGGCGTTCATCCTGGCGTTCGCCGGGTTCCCGGCGGCGGCCACGGCCGTGATCGCGCTGGTGGCGGGCGCGGCGGACGGCCTGACCGAGGTCTCGTACACCTCGCACCTCCAGACCCTGCCGGCCGGGCCCCGGGCGCACGCCTTCGGGTTGTCCGCGACGGTGGAGAACCTGGGCTTCGGGGCCGGGATGATCGCCGTGGCGGCGGCCCTGGAGCACTTCAGCCCGCTCGCGGTCGTCGGCTGGTCGCACGGCGCGGCCCTCGCCATGGCGGTGGTGTTCCTGGTGCGTACGGCGGGAACACGACGGGCGCGGGCGGCCGCGCCGGCGCCGTGA
- a CDS encoding exodeoxyribonuclease VII small subunit, whose product MTDDGTAAAAATSPLGYEQARDELIEVVRRLEAGGTSLEDSLALWERGEELAKVCRHWLEGARARLDAALAGPAEDEA is encoded by the coding sequence ATGACGGACGACGGGACGGCGGCCGCCGCAGCGACGAGCCCGCTGGGCTATGAGCAGGCGCGCGACGAGCTGATCGAGGTGGTGCGCCGCCTGGAGGCGGGCGGGACCTCGCTGGAGGACTCCCTCGCGCTCTGGGAGCGCGGCGAGGAGCTGGCGAAGGTGTGCCGGCACTGGCTGGAGGGCGCCCGTGCCCGGCTCGACGCCGCGCTCGCGGGCCCGGCGGAGGACGAGGCGTAG